Proteins from one Camarhynchus parvulus unplaced genomic scaffold, STF_HiC, whole genome shotgun sequence genomic window:
- the LOC115916350 gene encoding monocarboxylate transporter 11-like, with protein PPGALPALSAAFLQVALVSGSVRALGLCLPPLGGAFGAGARAQAWVGSCPLAALQLGGPLAAALSARFGPRGVAMAGGALAGAGLFLGAFATRLEHLYLSLGGLTGLGWSLSFTPALATVPGLVPVLHAASGARPRWFPARGPRHLRRPPVPPLGPGLAPLLPPALDSYGWRGAPPPPAAVSLHLVARAASSALLPRTPPEPPEPSGTLRRLRAAGLPALRRRPALLDLGYYVPFDTAAPAALELGCDGRRAAARGSRHGRAGRAPGACARVGWRSGRAAALRQLAAWAALAGAGGPGDAAGDEVFGRCWRWRRRTGLRGGPCAPLQFAGVAQVVGARGAAMAIGVMQMVESAGSLLGAPLAGWLRDVTGDFTVSFLAAGAFLLASSLLILTLPPAPPEPPPSPPEPL; from the exons CCCCCGGGCGCGCTCCCGGCGCTCTCGGCCGCGTTCCTGCAGGTGGCGCTGGTGAGCGGCTCGGTGCGCGCGCTCGGGCTGTGCCTGCCGCCGCTGGGCGGCGCCTTCGGGGCCGGGGCGCGCGCGCAGGCCTGGGTGGGCTCCTGCCCCCTGGCGGCGCTGCAGCTCGGCG GCCCGTTGGCGGCGGCGCTCAGCGCCCGGTTCGGCCCCAGGGGCGTGGCCATGGCCGGGGGGGCCCTGGCGGGGGCGGGGCTGTTCCTGGGAGCCTTCGCCACCCGCCTGGAGCACCTGTACCTGAGCCTGGGGGGGCTGACAG GCCTGGGCTGGTCCCTGTCCTTCACGCCCGCCCTGGCCACCGT GCCTGGGCTGGTCCCTGTCCTTCACGCCGCCTCGGGCGCCCGTCCCCGCTGGTTCCCCGCGCGCGGGCCTCGCCACCTCCGTCGCCCTCCGGTGCCGCCGCTCGGGCCTGGCCTGGCCCCGCTGCTCCCGCCCGCCCTGGACTCGTACGGCTGGCGCGGGGCGcctcctcctcccgccgccgTCTCCCTGCACCTCGTGGCGCGCGCCGCCTCCTCCGCCCTCCTCCCTCGCACCCCTCCGGAGCCTCCGGAACCTTCCGGAACCCTCCGGCGGCTGCGCGCCGCGGGCCTTCCTGCGCTACGCCGCCGCCCCGCCCTGCTGGATCTGGGCTACTACGTGCCGTTCGATACCGCGGCGCCGGCCGCGCTGGAGCTGGGCTGCGACGGGCGCCGCGCCGCCGCGCGTGGTAGCCGCCATGGCCGCGCTGGACGGGCGCCGGGCGCTTGCGCGCGGGTTGGCTGGCGGAGCggccgggcggcggcgctgcggcAGCTGGCGGCCTGGGCGGCGCTGGCGGGGGCTGGCGGCCCTGGTGACGCCGCTGGGGACGAAGTTTTCGGGCGCTGCTGGCGCTGGCGGCGGCGCACGGGGCTGCGCGGGGGGCCGTGCGCGCCGCTGCAGTTCGCCGGCGTGGCCCAGGTGGTCGGGGCCCGCGGGGCGGCCATGGCCATCGGGGTCATGCAGATGGTGGAGAGCGCGGGGTCCCTGCTGGGGGCGCCGCTGGCGG GCTGGCTCCGCGACGTCACCGGCGATTTCACCGTCTCCTTCCTGGCAGCCGGCGCCTTCCTCCTGGCCTCGAGCCTCCTCATCCTCACGCTGCCCCCGgcgccccccgagcccccccccagcccccccgaGCCGCTCTAG